Proteins encoded together in one Deinococcus hopiensis KR-140 window:
- a CDS encoding MBL fold metallo-hydrolase yields MTQASLPPVRPPAPPVSTFGGSQVLRPDVVRVRLPMVNIYMLGVPGEGWVLVDAGMPGTAGMIRAAAQRHFGDQPPAAIVLTHGHLDHIGALHDLLETWKVPVYAHPLELPYVTGQAPYPFPDPTVGGTMSALSPAFVPGPFDFRPHVEVLPASGEFPLLPGWQVLHTPGHTTGHISLWRESDRTLIVGDAFVTTKQESATGALTLKPTHLHGPPAYYTPNWDAARDSVQALAALDPDLSATGHGHPMSGPEMAIELHRLARNFDEAARPVRGWYLKRPVPITAPQPGRPDPLKQLVLGGLLGAGVLLLLGRGR; encoded by the coding sequence ATGACCCAAGCTTCCCTGCCCCCTGTCCGCCCGCCCGCGCCACCCGTCTCGACGTTTGGAGGCTCGCAAGTGCTGCGTCCCGATGTGGTGCGGGTGCGGCTGCCGATGGTGAACATCTACATGCTTGGTGTGCCCGGCGAGGGCTGGGTGCTGGTAGATGCGGGAATGCCCGGCACAGCGGGCATGATCCGCGCGGCGGCGCAGCGGCATTTCGGCGATCAGCCACCGGCGGCCATCGTGCTGACCCACGGGCACCTCGACCACATCGGCGCGCTCCACGACCTGCTGGAAACGTGGAAGGTGCCCGTCTACGCGCACCCGCTGGAGCTGCCCTATGTGACGGGACAGGCTCCCTACCCCTTCCCCGATCCCACGGTGGGCGGTACCATGAGCGCCCTTTCGCCCGCCTTCGTGCCCGGCCCTTTCGACTTCCGCCCCCACGTGGAAGTGTTGCCGGCGAGCGGGGAATTTCCCCTCCTGCCCGGCTGGCAGGTTCTGCACACGCCCGGCCACACCACGGGCCACATCTCTCTGTGGCGCGAGTCGGACCGCACCCTGATTGTGGGAGACGCCTTCGTGACCACCAAGCAGGAGTCGGCGACGGGCGCCCTGACCCTCAAACCCACCCACCTGCATGGGCCGCCCGCGTACTACACACCCAACTGGGACGCTGCGCGGGACTCCGTTCAGGCGCTGGCGGCGCTGGACCCCGATCTGTCGGCGACTGGGCACGGACATCCCATGTCGGGACCGGAAATGGCCATCGAGCTGCACCGTCTGGCGCGCAACTTCGACGAAGCCGCGCGGCCCGTGCGAGGGTGGTATCTGAAACGGCCCGTGCCCATTACTGCGCCGCAGCCGGGCCGGCCCGATCCCCTCAAGCAGCTGGTGCTGGGCGGTCTGCTGGGTGCAGGCGTGCTGCTGCTGTTGGGCCGGGGGCGTTAG
- a CDS encoding sensor histidine kinase has protein sequence MNAPEASLPPTPLPRQRGRQSTLRAQFTLVISLLTFLPNLVLSFAAQPDVKREVLTGWMLLVAALSGLVGYLLSGVMLQPLSRLETEVQGGNFTQQHADDPTEIRSLRRAFTGLLERLRTEQGRRNAFMATLVHDLKTPLIATGHLTRLLAGGQLPETDREAVTRELLDENARLLALVGQMADAHRFEREDVRLSPQPTDLRSLIDTVARRLLGQAQVRGLNLEVTGMGTAPADPKVLERAVTNLTENALRYARSRVELAVTGAGVEVRDDGPGLGAPIEELAQPFNAQPATIAGQQYTAGTTGLGLFIVRRITEAHGGSLTYTRTPPPHPLSVFALNLPEVLP, from the coding sequence GTGAACGCACCGGAGGCTTCCCTGCCCCCCACCCCGCTGCCCCGGCAGCGCGGGCGGCAGAGTACCTTACGGGCACAGTTCACGCTGGTGATCTCGCTGCTCACCTTCCTGCCAAACCTCGTGCTGAGCTTTGCCGCGCAACCTGATGTGAAGCGGGAGGTCCTGACCGGGTGGATGCTGCTGGTGGCGGCGTTATCCGGACTGGTGGGTTACCTGCTCAGCGGGGTGATGCTGCAGCCCCTCAGCCGTCTGGAGACTGAGGTGCAGGGCGGCAACTTCACCCAGCAGCATGCGGATGACCCGACCGAAATCCGCTCGCTGCGCCGGGCGTTTACCGGGCTGCTGGAGCGGCTGCGGACCGAGCAGGGGCGTCGCAACGCCTTTATGGCAACGCTGGTGCACGATCTCAAGACGCCGCTGATCGCCACAGGGCATCTCACGCGGTTGCTCGCGGGAGGACAGCTGCCGGAAACAGACCGCGAAGCGGTGACCCGCGAGTTGCTGGACGAAAACGCCCGGCTGCTCGCGCTGGTGGGCCAGATGGCCGACGCCCACCGCTTCGAGCGCGAGGATGTGCGCCTCTCGCCCCAGCCCACGGACCTGCGCAGCCTGATCGACACCGTGGCGCGGCGGCTGCTGGGGCAGGCGCAGGTCCGGGGACTCAACCTGGAGGTCACCGGCATGGGCACCGCCCCCGCCGACCCCAAGGTGCTCGAACGCGCCGTCACCAACCTGACCGAGAACGCCCTGCGCTACGCGCGCAGCCGTGTGGAACTGGCCGTAACGGGGGCGGGCGTGGAGGTGCGTGACGACGGCCCTGGCCTCGGCGCGCCCATCGAAGAACTGGCCCAGCCCTTCAACGCGCAGCCCGCCACCATCGCCGGGCAGCAGTACACCGCCGGCACCACGGGCCTCGGCCTGTTTATCGTCCGGCGCATCACCGAGGCGCACGGCGGCTCGCTGACCTACACGCGCACCCCTCCTCCCCATCCGCTGTCCGTCTTTGCCCTCAACCTGCCGGAGGTACTCCCTTGA
- a CDS encoding response regulator, whose product MKLVIADDHPLFRMGLKYALLHQGFDVVAEAADGIQALEACRTHQPDAALLDVKMPGLTGIEVCERLRLTHPGVVSVLITTFAEPAIVQAARLAGARGYVSKETDPETLAQQLRDIVAYPDVDRLPHVDVPRLTPRESEVLPLLAQGFSNKEIAKNLGVSPDTVKDHLARLYAKLDAGDRTEAVSRARSIGLLH is encoded by the coding sequence TTGAAACTCGTGATCGCCGACGACCACCCGCTTTTCCGTATGGGCCTCAAATACGCCCTGCTGCACCAGGGCTTCGACGTGGTGGCTGAGGCTGCCGACGGCATCCAGGCGCTCGAAGCCTGCCGCACGCATCAGCCCGACGCAGCGCTGCTGGACGTCAAGATGCCCGGCCTGACCGGCATCGAGGTCTGCGAGCGGCTGCGCCTGACCCACCCTGGGGTGGTCAGCGTGCTGATCACGACCTTCGCCGAACCTGCCATCGTGCAGGCTGCCCGCCTGGCTGGGGCGCGCGGCTACGTCAGCAAGGAGACGGACCCCGAGACGCTCGCCCAGCAACTGCGCGACATTGTGGCCTACCCAGATGTGGACCGGCTGCCCCATGTGGACGTGCCCCGGCTGACCCCGCGTGAGTCTGAGGTGCTGCCCCTGCTGGCCCAGGGCTTTTCGAACAAGGAGATCGCCAAGAACCTCGGCGTCAGCCCCGATACCGTCAAAGACCACCTCGCCCGCCTGTACGCCAAGCTCGACGCCGGGGACCGCACCGAGGCCGTCAGCCGCGCCCGCAGCATCGGGCTGCTGCACTGA
- a CDS encoding pyridoxal phosphate-dependent aminotransferase yields MSGPSPFQLSARALSLKPSATVAVTSRALELQRAGVDVLSMSVGEPDFDTPPHIKAAAIRAIEEGKTKYTAVSGIPELRESISAKFRRENGLEYAPDAVTVTSGGKQALFNAFFALLNPGDEVLIPAPYWVSYPEMVALTGAVPVAVPTAAESGFVLDPAELEARVTPRTRMIVLNSPGNPTGAVFPPGVLQAVAEVAQRRGLVIVTDEMYEHLVYDAEQVSIGRYAPKHTLTINGASKAYAMTGWRIGYAGGPREVIAAMNALQSQSTSNASSVSQYAALAALSQHGETARFIGEARQAYRERRDHIVAGLNALGLPTPTPQGAFYVMADTTRIHRDELEASRILLERARVAVVPGTDFGAPGQVRLSYATGLEQIEEVLRRIGEVVGTAGNV; encoded by the coding sequence ATGAGCGGCCCCTCTCCCTTTCAGCTGTCGGCACGCGCCCTGAGCCTCAAGCCTTCCGCAACGGTGGCCGTCACCTCCCGCGCGCTGGAATTGCAGCGCGCGGGGGTGGACGTCTTGTCCATGAGTGTGGGCGAACCCGACTTCGATACGCCGCCCCATATCAAGGCCGCCGCCATCCGCGCCATTGAGGAAGGCAAGACGAAATACACCGCCGTGAGCGGCATTCCCGAATTGCGCGAGTCGATCAGCGCCAAGTTCCGGCGGGAAAACGGGCTGGAGTACGCGCCCGACGCCGTGACGGTCACGAGCGGAGGCAAGCAGGCCCTCTTCAACGCCTTTTTCGCTCTGCTGAATCCCGGCGACGAGGTGCTGATTCCCGCTCCGTACTGGGTGAGCTACCCCGAGATGGTGGCCCTGACGGGCGCGGTGCCGGTGGCCGTGCCCACGGCGGCGGAAAGCGGGTTTGTCCTCGATCCCGCTGAACTCGAGGCCCGCGTTACCCCCCGCACCCGCATGATCGTGCTGAACAGTCCCGGCAACCCCACGGGCGCGGTTTTTCCACCGGGGGTGCTGCAGGCGGTGGCGGAGGTGGCGCAGCGGCGTGGCCTCGTGATCGTGACCGACGAGATGTACGAGCACCTCGTCTACGACGCCGAGCAGGTCAGCATCGGGCGGTACGCGCCGAAACATACCCTCACGATCAACGGGGCGAGCAAGGCCTACGCAATGACGGGATGGCGCATCGGTTACGCGGGCGGGCCGCGTGAGGTGATTGCCGCGATGAACGCCCTGCAATCGCAAAGCACCAGCAACGCGAGCAGCGTGTCGCAATACGCGGCCCTCGCCGCCCTGAGTCAGCACGGGGAGACGGCCCGCTTTATCGGGGAGGCGCGGCAGGCCTACCGCGAACGGCGGGACCACATCGTGGCCGGGCTGAACGCCCTGGGCCTGCCCACGCCCACGCCGCAGGGAGCCTTTTACGTGATGGCGGACACGACCCGAATCCACCGGGACGAACTGGAAGCCAGCCGCATCCTGCTCGAGCGGGCGCGCGTGGCCGTCGTGCCGGGAACGGATTTTGGAGCGCCGGGGCAGGTGCGGCTGAGCTACGCCACAGGCCTGGAACAGATTGAGGAAGTGCTGCGGCGCATCGGGGAAGTGGTGGGGACCGCAGGAAACGTTTGA
- a CDS encoding nitroreductase family protein, which translates to MIAEPPNLLATFQARRTVDLAALRPDPIPHGTVLRLLEAANWAPSHGRTEPWRFAVFTGEGRRVLSDALATSLALIKGEPQADPEVVRAQRERQLLAPVWLAVAAEPAEKPKMPLHEEQWATVCAVQNLLLAARALGIASKWITNAPSMHEHTRKRLHFSERAHMMGLIYLGYPAGEWPQGERRAVEEKVRWVE; encoded by the coding sequence GTGATCGCCGAACCCCCGAATCTGCTCGCCACCTTTCAGGCGCGCCGCACCGTGGACCTCGCCGCCTTGAGGCCGGACCCCATTCCCCACGGCACCGTGCTGCGCCTGCTGGAGGCCGCCAACTGGGCCCCCAGCCATGGGCGCACTGAACCCTGGCGCTTCGCCGTGTTCACGGGCGAGGGCCGCCGGGTGCTGTCAGACGCGCTCGCCACCTCGCTGGCCCTCATCAAGGGTGAGCCCCAGGCCGACCCCGAGGTCGTGCGCGCTCAGCGTGAGCGTCAGCTGCTGGCCCCCGTATGGCTGGCCGTGGCTGCGGAGCCCGCCGAGAAGCCCAAAATGCCCCTTCACGAGGAACAGTGGGCGACGGTCTGCGCCGTGCAGAACCTCCTGCTCGCGGCCCGGGCCCTCGGCATCGCGAGCAAGTGGATCACCAACGCGCCGAGCATGCACGAACATACCCGCAAGAGGCTGCACTTCAGCGAACGTGCCCACATGATGGGTCTGATCTACCTGGGCTACCCGGCGGGTGAGTGGCCCCAGGGCGAGCGCCGCGCAGTGGAGGAGAAGGTGCGCTGGGTAGAGTGA
- a CDS encoding AIM24 family protein translates to MTNSDGSYSLRDFLAKTAERDNPGEVFELESAKMLEVRVNGRIWSKLGAMVAYKGSLSFKREGTLEGGLMKALKRAVSQEMGPLAKIEGRGVAYLADQGKEVQILRLAGDSLNVNGNDLLAFEDSVNYDVTMHRRIAGIAAGGLFSVKLQGSGLVAILSHGKPLTLRVTPHEPIFTDPNATVAWSGNLQPQLRMDASLRSIFGRGGGETYQMVFQGEGFVVVQPYEEFEQGLSGEGQGAGVGRAISDMFD, encoded by the coding sequence ATGACGAACAGTGACGGCAGTTACAGCCTCCGCGACTTTCTCGCCAAAACCGCCGAACGCGACAACCCCGGTGAGGTGTTTGAGCTGGAAAGCGCCAAGATGCTGGAAGTCCGGGTCAACGGGCGGATCTGGAGCAAACTCGGCGCGATGGTGGCCTATAAGGGCAGCCTGTCGTTCAAGCGCGAGGGCACGCTGGAGGGCGGGCTGATGAAGGCCCTCAAGCGCGCGGTCAGCCAGGAGATGGGCCCGCTGGCCAAGATCGAGGGTCGGGGCGTGGCGTACCTGGCCGATCAGGGCAAGGAGGTGCAGATCCTGCGCCTGGCGGGCGACAGCCTGAATGTGAACGGCAACGATCTGCTCGCCTTCGAGGACTCCGTGAACTACGACGTCACCATGCACCGCCGGATCGCGGGCATCGCCGCGGGGGGCCTGTTCAGCGTGAAATTGCAGGGGAGCGGCCTCGTCGCCATTCTCAGCCACGGCAAGCCGCTGACGCTGCGGGTCACGCCCCACGAGCCGATCTTCACGGACCCCAACGCCACGGTGGCCTGGAGCGGCAATCTGCAGCCACAACTCCGTATGGACGCCTCGCTGCGCAGTATCTTCGGGCGCGGCGGCGGCGAGACGTACCAGATGGTGTTTCAGGGCGAGGGCTTCGTGGTGGTGCAGCCCTACGAGGAATTCGAGCAGGGCCTGAGCGGCGAGGGCCAGGGCGCAGGGGTGGGGCGGGCGATCAGCGATATGTTCGACTGA
- the murG gene encoding undecaprenyldiphospho-muramoylpentapeptide beta-N-acetylglucosaminyltransferase — translation MSLVVLATGGTGGHIYPAVATARELMGRGHETVLLGQRGGMEQRVAGEQGLAFHGVDAGKLARSGQGRPDPRELLKAVRGLGEARRFLQGAQPAAVVGYGGFASLPGVLAAQSLALPTVLHEQNARLGLTQRLAASRARAVGTAYPEVLGLSPEKATLVGMPVREERRPRQEALAALGLQPGRLTIFVMGGSQGSLALNNAVPDILRGLFGPEGRGPDSEVQVLHSTGPRWVEEVAPRVADLPWYKAVGYTDAVAAWAAADLGITRAGTGTLAEAAFHGVPLVMVPLPESAENHQFHNALSVQEAGAGRVVVQPEMEPALGGAVLECAAPGTRTAMRTAALSRSPAGAAGRLADLVERHLR, via the coding sequence GTGAGCTTGGTCGTACTGGCAACGGGGGGCACGGGGGGACACATCTATCCGGCGGTCGCCACCGCGCGCGAGTTGATGGGGCGTGGGCACGAGACGGTCCTGCTCGGACAGCGCGGCGGCATGGAGCAGCGGGTGGCCGGGGAACAGGGCCTCGCCTTTCATGGGGTAGACGCGGGCAAACTCGCCCGCAGCGGACAGGGCCGCCCCGATCCGCGCGAGCTCCTGAAGGCGGTGCGGGGCCTGGGCGAGGCCCGCCGCTTTTTGCAGGGGGCCCAGCCCGCCGCGGTGGTGGGTTACGGCGGCTTCGCCAGCCTCCCCGGCGTGCTGGCCGCACAGAGCCTGGCGTTACCCACCGTGCTACACGAGCAAAACGCCCGCCTGGGTCTCACCCAGCGGTTGGCCGCTTCCCGGGCGCGGGCAGTGGGCACCGCTTATCCGGAGGTGCTGGGCCTCTCTCCCGAAAAGGCCACCCTCGTGGGCATGCCTGTGCGCGAGGAACGCCGCCCCCGGCAGGAGGCGCTGGCCGCGCTCGGCCTGCAGCCCGGGAGGCTGACCATTTTCGTGATGGGGGGCTCGCAGGGCTCGTTGGCGCTGAACAATGCGGTGCCGGACATTCTGCGCGGCCTCTTCGGACCGGAGGGGCGTGGGCCGGACAGCGAGGTGCAGGTGCTGCATTCCACTGGCCCGCGCTGGGTGGAGGAAGTGGCGCCGCGGGTGGCGGACCTGCCCTGGTACAAGGCTGTGGGATACACAGACGCGGTGGCGGCGTGGGCAGCGGCGGACCTGGGCATCACGCGGGCGGGCACCGGCACGCTGGCGGAGGCGGCCTTTCACGGCGTTCCCCTGGTGATGGTGCCGCTGCCCGAATCGGCGGAGAACCACCAGTTTCACAACGCACTGAGCGTTCAGGAGGCTGGAGCAGGTCGGGTGGTTGTGCAGCCCGAGATGGAGCCGGCGCTGGGAGGCGCGGTGCTAGAGTGTGCGGCACCGGGCACGCGCACGGCCATGCGGACGGCGGCCCTTTCCCGCTCGCCCGCCGGAGCCGCAGGCCGCCTCGCGGACCTCGTGGAGCGGCACCTGCGCTAA
- the murC gene encoding UDP-N-acetylmuramate--L-alanine ligase, whose product MGIGGIGVSAFARLLSARGVRVSGCDAHASELTAQLEAEGIAVSVGHDAGHVGGVDVLIASEAVPKDHPELVAAREAGVEVRPRMALLNELLRAGPSVGVIGTHGKTTTTSMIAVAMQGAGLDPAAFIGGIVPEFGSNARVGRGPFVAEVDESDRAFGTLKCETAVFTNAEDDHVGGNQATYWETVEEQHAAFAQFVAGARRVLYCADWPGLGALCLGASERLSYGQGEGADYRAVNLRPDAEGTTFSVEHQGKVLGEARVGLPGTHNVLNGLAALAVTHLYGGDFGQAVAALAAFQGPGRRWQRIGELNGALVIDDYAHNATKVAAAVQAARQTGRRVRVVFQPHRYLRTQQSWPRLADALMDADEVLVLDIAAASETPIPGIHATLVSERMSQRGHAGVRYLPDRAEVVRHLRATATGDDIIVTMGAGDVWKLARELAGGGA is encoded by the coding sequence ATGGGGATCGGCGGCATCGGTGTGAGCGCCTTTGCTCGGCTGCTCTCCGCCCGGGGGGTGCGGGTCAGCGGCTGCGACGCGCATGCGTCCGAACTCACCGCACAGCTGGAGGCCGAGGGCATCGCCGTGTCGGTGGGCCACGACGCCGGGCACGTGGGAGGCGTGGACGTGCTGATCGCCTCGGAAGCGGTGCCCAAGGACCACCCCGAACTCGTGGCGGCGCGGGAGGCGGGGGTGGAGGTGCGTCCCCGGATGGCCCTGCTGAACGAACTGTTGCGCGCGGGCCCCTCGGTGGGCGTCATCGGCACGCACGGCAAGACCACCACCACCTCCATGATCGCCGTGGCGATGCAGGGCGCGGGGCTGGACCCGGCGGCTTTCATCGGTGGCATCGTGCCCGAATTTGGCAGCAACGCGCGGGTGGGCCGGGGACCCTTCGTGGCCGAGGTGGACGAGTCGGACCGGGCCTTCGGCACCCTGAAGTGCGAGACGGCGGTGTTCACCAACGCCGAGGACGACCATGTGGGCGGCAACCAGGCCACCTACTGGGAGACGGTGGAGGAGCAGCACGCGGCCTTCGCGCAGTTCGTGGCGGGGGCGCGGCGGGTGCTGTACTGCGCTGACTGGCCCGGACTCGGCGCGCTCTGTTTGGGAGCGTCCGAGCGCCTGAGCTACGGGCAGGGCGAGGGCGCCGACTACCGGGCCGTGAACCTGCGCCCCGACGCGGAGGGAACCACCTTCTCTGTGGAGCATCAGGGCAAGGTGCTGGGCGAGGCGAGGGTGGGACTACCGGGCACGCACAATGTGCTCAACGGTCTGGCCGCCCTGGCGGTGACCCACCTGTACGGCGGCGACTTCGGTCAGGCGGTGGCGGCGCTGGCCGCCTTTCAGGGTCCTGGGCGGCGCTGGCAGCGCATCGGCGAACTGAACGGAGCGCTCGTCATTGACGATTACGCCCACAATGCCACGAAGGTGGCGGCGGCAGTGCAGGCCGCGCGCCAGACGGGGCGACGGGTGCGGGTGGTCTTTCAGCCCCACCGTTACCTGCGGACCCAGCAGTCGTGGCCCCGTCTGGCCGACGCCCTGATGGACGCCGACGAGGTGCTCGTGCTGGACATCGCCGCGGCCTCGGAAACGCCGATTCCCGGCATTCACGCCACGCTGGTCAGTGAACGGATGTCCCAGAGGGGACATGCAGGCGTGCGTTACCTGCCGGACCGCGCCGAGGTGGTGCGTCACCTCCGGGCGACGGCCACAGGCGACGACATTATCGTGACGATGGGTGCGGGGGACGTGTGGAAGCTGGCGCGCGAGCTTGCCGGGGGAGGGGCGTGA
- a CDS encoding UDP-N-acetylmuramate dehydrogenase, producing the protein MTAVPVPVSRTGARVERLPLARFTTLGVGGEAEVWFVSTLEQLREAVEAPYRVLGGGSNLVVSDGGVPERVLRLTGQLAEADLTPDPELSTSDTVVTGWVGGGVPLPGLIRKLQKLGLSNLEGTVGIPAQVGGAVWMNAGTRYGEMFDGLHTLEIVTPGSVRHLTPDDLNWGYRQSDLPRGHVVSRVRLKLRHSTSEAVLAKMDFADLARKGQPKMKTPGCAFKNPGGVSAGKLIDEAGLKGARVGGAMIAPEHANFIVNLGGASSADVHALLGLIRERVGVPMELEYELWPGEA; encoded by the coding sequence GTGACGGCCGTGCCGGTGCCCGTCAGCCGAACGGGAGCCCGGGTGGAGCGGCTCCCCCTCGCCCGCTTCACGACGCTGGGCGTGGGCGGCGAGGCCGAGGTCTGGTTTGTCTCCACCCTGGAGCAGCTGCGGGAGGCGGTGGAGGCTCCGTACCGCGTGCTCGGCGGCGGCAGCAACCTCGTCGTGTCCGACGGTGGCGTGCCCGAGCGCGTGTTGCGGTTGACCGGGCAACTTGCCGAGGCGGACCTCACGCCAGACCCCGAGCTCAGTACGTCCGACACCGTGGTGACGGGCTGGGTGGGCGGCGGTGTGCCCCTGCCTGGACTCATCCGCAAGCTCCAGAAACTCGGGCTGAGCAATCTTGAAGGCACCGTGGGCATTCCTGCGCAGGTGGGCGGCGCGGTGTGGATGAATGCGGGCACCCGGTACGGCGAGATGTTCGACGGCCTGCATACGCTGGAGATCGTGACCCCGGGGAGCGTGCGCCACCTCACCCCGGACGACCTGAACTGGGGCTACCGCCAGAGCGACTTGCCCCGGGGCCACGTGGTCAGCCGGGTGCGCTTGAAGCTGCGGCACTCCACGTCTGAAGCAGTGCTGGCGAAGATGGACTTTGCCGACCTGGCCCGCAAGGGGCAGCCCAAGATGAAGACGCCCGGCTGCGCCTTCAAGAACCCCGGCGGCGTCTCGGCGGGCAAGCTGATCGACGAGGCGGGGCTCAAGGGCGCCCGCGTGGGAGGCGCGATGATCGCTCCCGAACACGCCAACTTCATCGTGAACCTCGGGGGCGCGAGCAGCGCCGACGTTCACGCCCTGCTCGGGCTGATCCGGGAGCGGGTGGGCGTGCCGATGGAACTGGAATACGAACTCTGGCCTGGAGAAGCCTGA
- a CDS encoding cell division protein FtsQ/DivIB, translated as MTRPQPHPEHRRTDETDPPELLTASPEVGAADLAPRRRNWRPLWWTLGVLLVLGALAGSWFGLPIRNVAVEGNVRLSPGQIKALAGLTPGFAWPYYGAWRAQGLRRSPWIRSATVTRRFPDAVTVRVTERVPYARWKKSDGRTVAVAEDGLVLPGAQHVGALPLLSGWGPNRAHEALFVLRTLRGYNVQSVAYTPSGITVKTATGSLWAGDPKYLLKYAGATVQFPSKSIHIYPWGVSVQE; from the coding sequence ATGACCCGGCCCCAACCGCACCCCGAGCACCGACGCACCGACGAAACAGACCCGCCCGAACTCCTCACGGCGTCCCCTGAAGTGGGGGCCGCTGACCTCGCTCCACGCCGCCGCAACTGGCGACCACTGTGGTGGACGCTCGGCGTGCTGCTGGTCCTCGGCGCGCTGGCAGGCAGCTGGTTCGGCCTGCCCATCCGCAACGTCGCGGTGGAAGGGAACGTGCGGCTGTCTCCCGGGCAGATCAAGGCGCTCGCGGGCTTGACGCCAGGTTTTGCCTGGCCATACTACGGCGCGTGGCGGGCGCAGGGCCTGCGGCGCAGTCCGTGGATTCGATCGGCCACCGTCACCCGCCGTTTTCCCGATGCCGTGACTGTGCGGGTGACCGAGCGCGTTCCCTACGCCCGCTGGAAGAAGTCGGACGGGCGAACCGTAGCGGTCGCGGAAGACGGCCTGGTCCTGCCCGGCGCGCAGCATGTCGGGGCGCTCCCCCTGCTGAGCGGTTGGGGACCGAACCGCGCCCACGAAGCGCTGTTCGTCCTGCGTACGTTGCGGGGGTACAATGTGCAGTCGGTCGCTTATACACCGTCCGGCATCACGGTCAAGACGGCCACCGGATCGCTGTGGGCGGGCGACCCCAAGTACCTGCTGAAGTATGCTGGGGCCACTGTGCAATTTCCCAGCAAGTCAATCCACATCTACCCCTGGGGGGTGAGCGTCCAGGAATGA
- the ftsA gene encoding cell division protein FtsA, giving the protein MKDNPIIVGLDIGTTKITTVIGEVAPNGTVDIIGEGSVPSEGMKRGAVVNLERATHAIRQSVQKAERVSGVRVENVFVSVAGNHAKAITSHGLAAIRRNQEITQADVDRSIENARAVPLDPNLEIIHTLPQEYVVDGQEGIKNPVGMHGVRLEVDVHIVAGTAGPLLNLRRCVQEAGVKVEGFVLHALASGLATLEAAEQAQTVIVIDMGGGTTDVGVFKRGNLAHSACIPLGGEHVTADLAHLLKLPHEEAENVKRKYGAAVPELADPDLTLEITTASGSTHAISAFELSRIIKPRLAEIFGMIRDEIDQALGPAELVAQGVVLTGGASLLRGTSELARDRFRLPVRPGRPRGIGGLTEIVSGPAHSGGVGLVLYGIGQDGKVPLSVFRDQPDTQAVPAKKGEGRPTPPAEAPPAPPVQAPPVAAAPKKEKPEKAGGSLMDRVRGIFKDWL; this is encoded by the coding sequence ATGAAGGACAACCCGATTATCGTGGGGCTGGACATCGGCACCACCAAGATCACCACCGTTATCGGCGAAGTTGCGCCGAACGGCACTGTCGACATCATCGGCGAAGGCAGCGTGCCCAGCGAGGGCATGAAGCGCGGAGCCGTCGTGAATCTGGAGCGGGCCACCCACGCCATTCGTCAGTCGGTCCAGAAGGCCGAGCGCGTCAGCGGCGTGCGGGTGGAAAACGTCTTCGTTTCGGTGGCAGGCAACCACGCCAAGGCGATTACCAGCCACGGACTGGCCGCCATTCGCCGCAATCAGGAAATTACCCAGGCCGACGTGGACCGTTCCATCGAGAACGCCCGCGCCGTGCCGCTGGACCCCAACCTGGAGATCATCCACACCCTCCCGCAGGAATACGTCGTGGACGGCCAGGAGGGCATCAAAAACCCAGTCGGCATGCACGGCGTACGGCTGGAAGTGGACGTGCATATCGTCGCTGGAACCGCTGGGCCGCTGCTCAACCTGCGCCGCTGCGTGCAGGAAGCCGGGGTCAAGGTGGAGGGCTTCGTCCTGCATGCGCTGGCCTCAGGCCTCGCCACGCTGGAGGCCGCCGAGCAGGCCCAGACGGTCATCGTGATCGACATGGGCGGCGGCACCACCGACGTGGGCGTGTTTAAGCGCGGGAACCTCGCGCACTCGGCCTGCATTCCGCTTGGCGGCGAGCACGTCACGGCGGACCTCGCGCACCTGCTCAAGCTGCCGCACGAGGAAGCGGAAAACGTCAAGCGCAAGTACGGCGCGGCGGTGCCCGAACTCGCCGATCCGGACCTGACGCTGGAGATCACCACGGCGTCGGGCAGCACGCACGCGATCAGCGCCTTTGAGCTCTCGCGCATCATCAAGCCGCGCCTCGCCGAGATTTTCGGCATGATTCGCGATGAGATCGATCAGGCGCTTGGGCCGGCCGAACTCGTGGCACAGGGCGTGGTGCTGACCGGGGGCGCTTCGCTGCTGCGCGGCACCTCCGAACTCGCGCGCGACCGCTTCCGGCTACCTGTGCGTCCGGGCCGTCCGCGCGGCATCGGCGGCCTGACGGAGATCGTAAGCGGGCCCGCCCACTCCGGCGGCGTCGGCCTCGTGCTGTACGGCATTGGGCAGGACGGCAAGGTGCCCCTCTCGGTCTTCCGCGATCAACCCGATACCCAGGCGGTTCCGGCAAAGAAGGGCGAGGGACGGCCCACGCCACCCGCTGAAGCGCCCCCTGCCCCGCCTGTCCAGGCCCCGCCCGTCGCTGCCGCCCCCAAGAAGGAAAAGCCCGAAAAGGCCGGCGGCAGCCTGATGGACCGGGTGCGCGGCATTTTCAAAGACTGGCTCTGA